TTAATGCAAAAAGGAAACGCTGCTAGAGACATTTTGATCGTCAGGCGAGTTTCTTTATGCAGACATTTATGTTGAGGAAACGTTCTTTTGTCAATATGTCAAGGGACTTTGGTTATTACTGGTTGCGGCTTGTAATCTATGTTCTGGTTACTGTTTGCATCGGGACCATAATTCGATTCTAGCCAGAGGAGTTTGTGCATCATTCGTGTTTGGTTTTTCACATTTGGCTTGAATCTTTGAAAGTATACTTTATCAGAGTTATCACATTATATTTACTATATATTTATGGAATATTTACTTTATCTACGTTATCATAGTAAAAGTTGTAGCTAAACAATAATATCATTCATTTATtcaatatatttattttacaatgaTGGAATATTTACTTTATCTATGTTATCACCTTAAAAGTTTAAACTAAGTATAGATCTTAACAATTTAGAAGAGATTAAACTAAGTAGAAATCTTAACAATTTATGAGCCTAAGTGTGATGAGCAATTTTAGATTTCAGGTAAAACCATCAATACAATTTTtgaacttttaatatttttttaataaaatacacATTTGTAATAAAATATAATGTACTCATTTTTACAGGCTGACCAAGTTCGTGAAAAGGCTTTGTCGGAGATCCAAAATATTATTTACAATTAATGACCACCTCAAAAGATTAATGACGTTAACGACGAATATGTGAAAAACTATACCGAATAATtgagaaaaacataaaaaaaaaaaaaagttgcatTAAAGTTTCCCAGAACTTTATAAATCGAACATATTTGCAGATACAAACCGTTGTTTATTACTTTACTACTGCTGGTGGTGGTCTGTCTTCCAATCAGACTGTTCTACTTTTTTATTCCACTTACATTTTTGGTGTAATTCACAATGTTGTATGCAGTAATTGGTTCAATGGTGCATTCAATATCGACACTTAGTGTTGATGGGTCACTTACTGCAAATGGAAGAAGTTATGGGGAAGATACTTTTGTTTGTAAGTTCTCTGTTTCTTGATGAATCCGGAGTTCTTTCGAGTGGCGGAGGTTATGGTAATCCAAATAGGAGTGGTGGTGGAAGAAATCATTTTCATTTGTCACATATTGCAACAGGGGGTGTGTATCAACAAGTTTCCAGTGTCAAAGGGAACATCTCAATTAGGTTTGTGCCTCATTTTTTTCTTTTAGTCTTAATGTATAAACATATTTCAGATGCCGGAGTTTATTATTTACGTACACTCTCCTCACACAAAGAGTAATAATCGCCTCACACATATTATGTACAATCGCCTCACACATTTCATACCGTCGTTGTCAATTCATTAGATCTATCACCCTTTGTTAACCCTAGTACTAATTCGCTTTGGTTATTTTTGTGATGTGTACAGGAATGTCCTCTTGGTACATACAAAAACATTACGGGTTCTGATATGCCTCTATGTTTTAAGTTCCCACCCGATGAGTTTCCTCATCGTACTTTTTATGTTCCTGTCCGAGGTACGAGTAACTGTTGTTGATTTTATTTTTAGCAACTCAAGAGTGTCTATTGTGTCgtgattatatatgtgtatatattgaaTATTGATTAGAGGTGCGGATAGGTCCAGGGTTTAGTTATTATTAAATTGGTATTATTTGAATATTCACAGATTTCATTAAATTGATAGTGAtcgatccttaattaatgatgttacataattacggattgagtgcaataagattataatggaagatggaatgtttgatgattattttgggccccgatgatcgtttttcactttaactatcaagtgatcaaccaccccgacccggtcttgattgttaattagcatatttcaccttcgcgcggtgtaaaaatcccttgggcaagatcacaagtggaaattacaaaggcttgggcaaaatggcagagaatcaacaacccataaatgagaggccaagctccctatttataggattcgaaatatccgcggtctgcgagttacttaactatccgcggaaactcagcggattaaaccgcggtcttgcattaatgcgaaaacataaccgctgtgcttattttcagcgaatattgcatagctttgccttataattcgcgtagttctgcctttggcctttagccaataaaatatatatatacaatgctatgtatatgatcaagtccccccagtttattatgatacattttcgtgaagcaaatgcatcatgataaactctaaaaataaagaagtgctcCGTAAAATATTTCGCAAccaaaattttatattttttactgcccatttattaccgttgtttttattaagctcaacgcgtaattacaacggtaactttcgccaatctgtcaaatcagcacgctgtaacggctagaaaattaccgtttacaTGTTGCGGTAATTTCAACCATTTAAATGCAATGATTatcttttcaacttgctcgccctaattccaattataaatagctgGTTATCCCGCATAAAAACTTTACACCTTTCTCTCCCAATTTCGCATTCAATCGTATTCTGCCAATCACAATCGTACTTTGCAATTAGCCAATTCAatcttcaatttcatcaattcaacCTCCGATTCAGCTTTTCTTATCATCAATGGCTTCCTCTTCATCTATGCACACTCCGGGGggttatgtttcctatatgacggaaaCAAAACTCCAAACCTTACAAGAGTGGTATCCGCCACTTGCACAATTTGTACCCACCGTACCTTTACCAGAAGAGCGAGCTGACACTCCCCCTAAGGGGACGATCACTGTATACGAGGCTGCCATCtctcaaggcaaccttcgatttccTCTTACCACATTTTTTCGTAGTGTCTGCGAACACTATAAGATTGCCATGGCGCAGCTCCATCCGAATGCAATTAATAAAATTGTGCTGTTCGATATGTACTGCAATGCCATCAACGTACAACCGCTGTTAAACGTGTTTCGCACGTGTAACAGTATGATTTTATATGATGTGGGGTGGTTTTCATTCCGCAGCAAGTTGGGAACTGGCGCGGTTCGTTCTTTTACATCAACGACACCGCCTACGTGGACAGCGACATATCAAAAACATGGTGTACAGAACTTGATCCCGATCTTATTGAGAAACCTGTACTTGATGATCTTGAGCATGATATTCTCAAGACACTCAAAAACGCAGGCCTAATTTTGCGGGCCTATTCGAATGTACCGCTGTACATTGGCCGAGTATCAATTCAATGGCCCTGGAGCGACTATGACGCGCTTTTGGTTGACAAGGCAAAAAATGGTATTTCGCTTAAACTTATCGCATAATACTTTCTATAGTTTTCGCAGTATATTTTTGCTTCACATAACACTGTATGTGTATATTTTCGCAGTGATTGCTCTTGACCTTATCATGAGGTCTGCCGATATCAGCAGGATTTGCCCTGCTCGTCGCCTAAAGAATGGCGACGGGGAGATTACTCTTATTGATGAGCCCATCATCAACACGCTTTATATTACCGGTGGCGAGGACCGCGGCAAGCGAAAAGTTGTGGAAGGGGCCCCCACTCCACGCAAAAGACGACTACGGTCTCTTTCTGAACAAGAAACAAGTACGCGATTGCTAAGTTCGCAGTATTCGTTCATTATGCGCTTTGTTATTTTCGCATAGATTCACTACATTTGTTTATCTGATTATAGTTGTTCTTTCAGAGTCATCCGCTGAAACCACACCGCTCTACAACATTAGGGGGAGCATCCCCACAGATGTTCTTGAAGAGCCCGAGCGCGAAGATTTATctcttccatctgacgcagaaGCGTCTAATCAAGAAGGAGAAGGAGAAGCTGATGCAGAAGAAACTGCGGCCGCAGAACAGGCCAACAAATTATACCGCAGACTCTATAAATTTCTCCCCAAGGATACAAAGGATAAATATCGCAGTTTATCATACCCCGAAGCTGCAAGACAGCGATTGTACAATTGTTATAATTCTCTTTGTCTCACTGTTGACATCATGGAGCGATTCACCGAAATGTCGGATGAATATGATGAGGCGGTGAAGGCTGCCAACGCCCAGGAGAAAAGAGCACAAAGAGCTGAAGCACAGCTTAAAAAGGCTAAGGAAGAGATCGTCAGGCTTAATAGAAAGGCGAACACTGCAGAACATGAGTTCGCTCAGTTAGTCAAGTATTTACCCAAGTTTGCGGACAAAGTAATGGATTCAAAACCTGTTACTGAGAAATTTCAGGCGTATGCCCAAGCCGCTAAACTTGCAACAC
This genomic window from Rutidosis leptorrhynchoides isolate AG116_Rl617_1_P2 chromosome 2, CSIRO_AGI_Rlap_v1, whole genome shotgun sequence contains:
- the LOC139889531 gene encoding uncharacterized protein; its protein translation is MEEVMGKILLFVSSLFLDESGVLSSGGGYGNPNRSGGGRNHFHLSHIATGGVYQQVSSVKGNISIRCRSLLFTYTLLTQRECPLGTYKNITGSDMPLCFKFPPDEFPHRTFYVPVRDFIKLIVIDP